One window of the Azospirillum sp. TSH58 genome contains the following:
- a CDS encoding BMP family protein, producing the protein MTTHLSRRSVLALGAAGLATLAGPARAQEFTPGLLYAVGQKFDKSFNEGAFTGAERFKDATGIAYRDYLPSSTAQFEQAVAALLRRGVTDLALIGFYYAAPLASLAPKHPAVRFTLVDAVVEAPNVQSVTFKEQEGSFLVGMLAAMASRTGTVGFIGALDIPLIRKFIAGFQQGARHARPDIGLLVNFVGTTPAAFNDPTTGAEVAKAQFQRGADVVFAGAGVSNFGIFAAAKDGGRFAIGVDSNQNHLYPGTILTSMLKRVDLAVERAFGEGRSGVWPPGTRSLGLAERGVDYALDDNNRALVTPVMKDRLEEAREAIIQGRIRVPDAS; encoded by the coding sequence ATGACGACCCACCTCTCCCGCCGTTCCGTCCTGGCGCTGGGCGCCGCCGGCCTCGCCACGCTCGCCGGTCCGGCGCGGGCGCAGGAGTTCACGCCGGGGCTGCTCTACGCGGTCGGGCAGAAGTTCGACAAGAGCTTCAACGAGGGCGCCTTCACCGGGGCGGAGCGGTTCAAGGACGCCACCGGGATCGCCTACCGCGACTATCTGCCCTCCAGCACGGCGCAGTTCGAACAGGCGGTGGCCGCCCTGCTGCGCCGCGGCGTGACCGACCTCGCGCTGATCGGCTTCTACTACGCCGCCCCGCTCGCCAGCCTCGCGCCGAAGCATCCCGCCGTCCGCTTCACCCTCGTCGATGCGGTGGTGGAGGCGCCGAACGTCCAGTCCGTGACCTTCAAGGAGCAGGAAGGGTCCTTCCTCGTCGGCATGCTGGCGGCCATGGCCTCGCGGACGGGAACCGTCGGCTTCATCGGGGCGCTGGACATCCCGCTGATCCGCAAGTTCATCGCCGGCTTCCAGCAGGGCGCCCGCCACGCCCGGCCGGACATCGGCCTGCTGGTCAATTTCGTCGGCACCACCCCCGCCGCCTTCAACGACCCGACCACCGGGGCGGAGGTGGCGAAGGCCCAGTTCCAGCGCGGTGCCGACGTGGTGTTCGCCGGGGCCGGCGTGTCGAATTTCGGAATCTTCGCGGCGGCCAAGGACGGCGGGCGCTTCGCCATCGGGGTGGACAGCAACCAGAACCACCTCTACCCCGGCACCATCCTGACCTCGATGCTGAAGCGGGTGGATCTGGCGGTGGAGCGCGCCTTCGGGGAGGGGCGCAGCGGCGTCTGGCCCCCCGGCACGCGCTCCCTCGGGCTGGCCGAGCGCGGCGTCGACTACGCGTTGGACGACAACAACCGCGCGCTGGTCACCCCGGTCATGAAGGACCGGCTGGAGGAGGCGCGCGAGGCCATCATCCAGGGCCGAATCCGGGTGCCCGACGCGTCGTAG
- a CDS encoding ABC transporter ATP-binding protein, whose protein sequence is MTAASIIELDGLTKRFARKLDVVERFARRLGAAIDDRAVQAVSGVDLSIAEGEVVGLVGESGCGKSTLGRMVAGILPPSAGTLRWRGRDLRELSPADRHHANLKIQMVFQDPMASLNPRLRVADIVGEAPVVHGLVPRREAEDYVAATLRQVGLDPAYLRRYPHQFSGGQRQRIGIARALAVKPDVLVCDESVAALDVSIQAQIINLFMRLRAELSLTYLFISHDLGVVEHISDRTAIMYLGRIVELAPTPELFDKPNHPYAKALLDEAPRVSVEKRRFAPIRGEIPSPLDPPSGCAFHPRCPHAMPRCSAERPTLREIAPRRWSACHLNETTGP, encoded by the coding sequence ATGACCGCCGCTTCCATCATCGAACTGGACGGGCTGACCAAGCGCTTCGCGCGCAAGCTGGACGTGGTGGAGCGGTTCGCCCGCCGGCTGGGCGCGGCCATCGACGACCGGGCCGTGCAGGCGGTCAGCGGCGTGGATCTGTCCATCGCCGAGGGCGAGGTGGTCGGGCTGGTCGGCGAATCCGGCTGCGGCAAGAGCACGCTGGGCCGCATGGTCGCCGGCATCCTGCCGCCGAGCGCCGGCACCCTGCGCTGGCGCGGCCGCGACCTGCGGGAGCTGTCCCCGGCCGACCGCCACCACGCCAACCTGAAGATCCAGATGGTCTTCCAGGACCCCATGGCCTCCCTCAACCCGCGCCTGCGCGTGGCGGACATCGTCGGCGAGGCGCCGGTGGTCCATGGGCTGGTGCCGCGGCGGGAGGCGGAGGACTATGTGGCCGCGACGCTGCGGCAGGTCGGGCTGGACCCCGCCTACCTGCGGCGCTACCCGCACCAGTTCTCCGGCGGTCAGAGGCAGCGCATCGGCATCGCCCGCGCGCTGGCGGTGAAGCCAGACGTGCTGGTCTGCGACGAGTCCGTCGCGGCGCTGGACGTGTCGATCCAGGCGCAGATCATCAATCTGTTCATGCGCCTGCGCGCGGAGCTGTCGCTGACCTATCTCTTCATCAGCCACGACCTGGGCGTCGTGGAACACATTTCCGACCGCACCGCGATCATGTATCTTGGACGGATCGTGGAGTTGGCCCCGACACCGGAGCTGTTCGACAAACCCAATCATCCCTATGCCAAGGCGCTGTTGGACGAGGCGCCGCGCGTGTCCGTGGAGAAGCGGCGGTTCGCGCCGATCCGCGGAGAGATTCCATCGCCCCTCGACCCGCCGTCGGGCTGCGCCTTTCACCCGCGCTGCCCGCACGCGATGCCACGCTGTTCGGCGGAACGCCCTACCCTGCGCGAGATCGCGCCCCGGCGCTGGTCCGCCTGCCATCTGAACGAAACCACAGGTCCATGA
- a CDS encoding ABC transporter permease, with translation MSGVAAKTPAVETPFLRLAREFARSRTALAGLAVLVLIVLAALLARWVVPQDPYDLAQLDILDSMMAPGTLGGGGWTYWLGTDDQGRDMLSAIVFGLRTSLLVGVVATLIALAVGVAVGLLAAYAGDRVDGLVMRLVDIQLSFPAILIALILLALLGKGVDKVIVALAAVQWAYYARTIRGSALVERRKEYIEAAQCLALPHRRIMMRHLLPNCLPPLIVVATVQVAHAIALEATLSFLGVGVPVTQPSLGMLIASGYQYMLSGDYWISLFPGLALLLTIVAINLVGDRLRDVLNPRLNH, from the coding sequence ATGAGCGGCGTCGCGGCCAAGACCCCGGCGGTCGAGACGCCCTTCCTGCGGCTGGCGCGGGAGTTCGCGCGGTCGCGCACGGCGCTGGCCGGGCTGGCGGTGCTGGTGCTGATCGTCCTGGCCGCCCTGCTCGCCCGCTGGGTGGTGCCGCAGGACCCCTACGACCTCGCCCAGCTGGACATTCTCGACAGCATGATGGCGCCGGGCACGCTGGGCGGCGGGGGTTGGACCTATTGGCTGGGCACCGACGACCAGGGGCGCGACATGCTGTCGGCCATCGTCTTCGGCCTGCGCACCAGCCTGCTGGTCGGGGTGGTCGCCACGCTGATCGCGCTCGCCGTCGGCGTGGCGGTCGGGCTGCTGGCCGCCTATGCCGGGGACCGGGTGGACGGGCTGGTCATGCGGCTGGTCGACATCCAGCTCTCCTTCCCGGCCATCCTGATCGCGCTGATCCTGCTGGCCCTGCTGGGCAAGGGGGTGGACAAGGTGATCGTCGCGCTGGCCGCCGTGCAGTGGGCCTACTACGCGCGGACCATCCGCGGCTCCGCCCTGGTCGAGCGGCGCAAGGAATACATCGAGGCCGCGCAGTGCCTGGCATTGCCCCACCGGCGGATCATGATGCGCCATCTGCTGCCCAACTGCCTGCCGCCGCTGATCGTGGTGGCGACGGTTCAGGTCGCCCACGCCATCGCGCTGGAGGCGACGCTGAGCTTCCTCGGCGTCGGCGTGCCGGTGACCCAGCCGTCGCTGGGGATGCTGATCGCGTCGGGCTACCAGTACATGCTGTCGGGCGATTACTGGATCAGCCTGTTCCCCGGTCTCGCGCTTCTGCTCACCATCGTGGCGATCAATCTGGTGGGGGACCGGCTGCGCGACGTCCTCAACCCGCGCCTGAACCATTAG
- a CDS encoding aldehyde dehydrogenase family protein — MKTCQSFYIGGAWTEPAAGATVMEVLNPATEQVSGTVALGGPEDARRAVAAAHAAFDGFSRTPLNERLELLAAVCALFEKRMDDVADAITEEMGAPLAALSKPAQAFMGLAHFKTALEAAREYPFERTRGTTRILREPVGVCAMITPWNWPINQIACKVAPALATGCTMVLKPSEFAPYSAWIFAEILHEAGVPAGVFNMFYGDGAVVGPVLASHPLVDMVSLTGSTRAGASVSHNAADSIKRVSLELGGKSANIICESADLTKAVTHGVRSMMSNTGQSCNAPSRMYVPASRLDEAETIAAQVCARLVVGDPRGDRTGVGPIANQRQYERVQRLIQAGIEEGASLLCGGPGRPEGLERGFYAKPTVFSRATDTMTIMREEIFGPVLTIRPYEDLEEAIRSANDSLYGLSGYVYAGTVDEARAVAKRLRTGMVHLNGASIDLAAPFGGYKQSGIGREWGEVGFEEFLETKSVYGSEPAV; from the coding sequence ATGAAGACCTGCCAATCCTTCTACATCGGCGGCGCCTGGACCGAACCCGCGGCGGGCGCCACCGTGATGGAGGTGTTGAACCCGGCGACGGAGCAGGTGTCGGGCACCGTGGCGCTCGGCGGGCCGGAGGACGCGCGGCGCGCGGTGGCGGCGGCCCACGCCGCCTTCGACGGCTTTTCCCGCACCCCCCTGAACGAGCGGCTGGAGCTGCTGGCCGCCGTCTGCGCGCTTTTCGAGAAGCGCATGGACGACGTGGCCGACGCCATCACCGAGGAGATGGGCGCCCCCCTGGCGGCGCTGTCGAAGCCGGCGCAGGCCTTCATGGGTCTCGCCCACTTCAAGACGGCCCTGGAGGCCGCCCGCGAGTATCCGTTCGAGCGGACCCGCGGCACCACCCGCATCCTGCGCGAGCCGGTCGGCGTCTGCGCCATGATCACGCCGTGGAACTGGCCGATCAACCAGATCGCCTGCAAGGTCGCCCCGGCGCTCGCCACCGGCTGCACGATGGTGCTGAAGCCCAGCGAGTTCGCCCCCTATTCGGCCTGGATCTTCGCCGAGATCCTGCACGAGGCGGGCGTTCCGGCGGGCGTCTTCAACATGTTCTACGGCGACGGCGCGGTGGTCGGGCCGGTGCTGGCCTCGCACCCGCTGGTCGACATGGTGTCGCTGACCGGCTCCACCCGCGCCGGCGCGTCGGTGTCCCACAACGCCGCCGACAGTATCAAGCGCGTGTCGCTGGAGCTGGGCGGCAAGTCCGCCAACATCATCTGCGAGAGCGCCGACCTGACCAAGGCGGTGACCCACGGCGTGCGGTCGATGATGTCCAACACCGGGCAGAGCTGCAACGCGCCGTCGCGCATGTATGTCCCGGCCTCCCGCCTGGACGAGGCGGAGACGATCGCCGCCCAGGTCTGCGCCCGTCTGGTGGTGGGCGATCCGCGCGGCGACCGCACCGGCGTCGGCCCGATCGCCAACCAGCGCCAGTATGAGCGGGTGCAGCGCCTGATCCAGGCCGGCATCGAGGAGGGCGCCTCCCTGCTGTGCGGCGGTCCGGGCCGTCCGGAGGGGCTGGAGCGCGGCTTCTACGCCAAGCCCACCGTCTTCAGCCGCGCCACCGATACGATGACCATCATGCGCGAGGAGATCTTCGGCCCGGTTCTCACCATCCGTCCCTATGAGGACCTGGAGGAGGCGATCCGCAGCGCCAACGACTCGCTCTACGGCCTGTCCGGCTACGTCTACGCCGGCACGGTGGACGAGGCGCGGGCGGTGGCGAAGCGTCTGCGCACCGGCATGGTGCATCTGAACGGCGCCTCCATCGACCTCGCGGCCCCCTTCGGCGGCTACAAGCAGTCGGGCATCGGCCGCGAGTGGGGCGAGGTCGGTTTCGAGGAGTTCCTGGAGACCAAGTCCGTCTACGGCAGCGAGCCGGCCGTGTAA
- the argE gene encoding acetylornithine deacetylase, with product MMPASDPAGPSACSPRTLELLRDLIAFDTTSRNSNLDLIHYIRDHLAALGVPSTLVFNEERTKANLYATIGPADRGGVCLSGHTDVVPVDDQDWSSDPFTLTERDGKLFGRGTADMKGFIAAALAMAPDFLAANLTTPIHYAFSYDEELGCLGVPGLLTQLAGMAVKPRLCIVGEPTRMRVIVGHKGKVAMRCRVHGHACHSSLAPQGVNAVEYAAELVSFLRGMGRRFAEQGPFDHDYDVPFTTVHTGVMQGGTARNIVPSDASFEFEIRHLADHPVAPMLKELRDFAKTLEPEMRAVRPEAGFSWETLSDSPALDTPPESEEVTLVKNLAEQNGHGKVAFGTEGALFTSIANIPAVVCGPGDIEQAHKPDEYVELSELARAERFLRRLKDAAQKGL from the coding sequence ATGATGCCCGCATCCGATCCCGCCGGCCCTTCCGCGTGCAGCCCGCGCACGCTGGAGCTGCTGCGCGACCTGATCGCCTTCGACACGACCAGCCGCAACTCCAACCTCGACCTGATCCACTACATCCGCGACCATCTCGCGGCGCTGGGGGTGCCCAGCACGCTGGTGTTCAACGAGGAGCGGACCAAGGCCAATCTCTACGCCACCATCGGCCCGGCGGACCGCGGCGGCGTCTGCCTGTCCGGCCACACCGACGTGGTGCCGGTGGACGACCAGGACTGGTCGAGCGATCCCTTCACCCTGACGGAGCGCGACGGCAAGCTGTTCGGGCGCGGCACCGCGGACATGAAGGGTTTCATCGCGGCGGCGCTGGCCATGGCGCCGGACTTCCTGGCCGCCAATCTCACGACTCCGATCCATTACGCCTTCTCCTATGACGAGGAGCTGGGCTGCCTCGGCGTGCCCGGCCTGCTGACCCAACTTGCCGGAATGGCGGTCAAGCCGCGCCTGTGCATCGTCGGGGAGCCGACGCGGATGCGGGTGATCGTCGGCCACAAGGGCAAGGTGGCGATGCGCTGCCGCGTCCACGGCCACGCCTGCCACTCCTCGCTCGCCCCGCAGGGGGTGAACGCCGTGGAGTACGCGGCGGAGCTGGTGTCCTTCCTGCGCGGCATGGGCCGCCGCTTCGCCGAGCAGGGGCCGTTCGACCACGACTACGACGTGCCCTTCACCACCGTGCACACCGGGGTGATGCAGGGCGGCACCGCCCGCAACATCGTCCCCTCCGACGCCTCCTTCGAGTTCGAGATCCGGCATCTCGCCGACCATCCCGTGGCGCCGATGCTGAAGGAACTGCGGGACTTCGCGAAGACGCTGGAGCCGGAGATGCGCGCCGTGCGGCCCGAGGCTGGATTCTCCTGGGAAACCCTGTCGGACAGCCCGGCGCTCGACACCCCGCCGGAGTCGGAGGAGGTGACGCTGGTCAAGAACCTCGCGGAGCAGAACGGCCACGGCAAGGTGGCCTTCGGCACGGAGGGCGCGCTGTTCACCAGCATCGCCAACATCCCCGCCGTGGTCTGCGGCCCCGGCGACATCGAGCAGGCCCACAAGCCCGACGAGTATGTGGAGCTGAGCGAACTCGCCCGCGCCGAGCGCTTCCTGCGCCGGCTGAAGGACGCCGCCCAGAAGGGCCTGTAA
- a CDS encoding NAD(P)-dependent oxidoreductase, whose product MTDARTLKGKTLFITGASRGIGKAIALRAARDGANVVIAAKTSEPHPKLPGTIFSAAEEVEAAGGKGLPILCDIRDDAQVAEAVARTVETFGGIDILVNNASAISLTGTLDTPLKRWDLMMGVNGRGTFACSQACLPHLLKAGNPHILTLSPPLNLNPRWFQHHTAYTIAKYAMSLCTLGMSAEFRGRVAVNSLWPRTIIGTAAIAMLKGAAEFDNCRKPEILADAAHAILTRDARTCTGHFFIDDEVLAEEGVTDLEPYAVKPGAPLAPDIFLD is encoded by the coding sequence ATGACGGACGCGCGCACGCTGAAGGGCAAGACCCTGTTCATCACCGGCGCCAGCCGGGGCATCGGCAAGGCGATCGCGCTGCGCGCCGCCCGCGACGGCGCCAACGTCGTCATCGCCGCCAAGACGTCGGAACCGCACCCCAAGCTGCCGGGCACCATCTTCTCCGCCGCGGAGGAGGTCGAGGCCGCGGGCGGCAAGGGGCTGCCGATCCTCTGCGACATCCGCGACGACGCCCAGGTGGCCGAGGCGGTGGCCCGCACGGTGGAGACGTTCGGCGGCATCGACATCCTGGTCAACAACGCCAGCGCGATCAGCCTGACCGGCACGCTGGACACCCCGCTGAAGCGCTGGGACCTGATGATGGGCGTCAACGGGCGGGGCACCTTCGCCTGCTCCCAGGCCTGCCTGCCGCATCTGCTGAAGGCCGGGAACCCGCACATCCTGACGCTGTCGCCGCCGTTGAACCTGAACCCGCGCTGGTTCCAGCACCACACCGCCTACACCATCGCCAAATACGCGATGAGCCTGTGCACGCTGGGCATGAGCGCCGAGTTCCGCGGCAGGGTCGCCGTGAACTCCCTGTGGCCGCGCACGATCATCGGCACGGCGGCCATCGCCATGCTGAAGGGCGCCGCCGAGTTCGACAACTGCCGCAAGCCGGAGATCCTGGCCGACGCCGCCCACGCCATCCTGACCCGCGACGCCAGGACCTGCACCGGCCATTTCTTCATCGACGACGAGGTTCTGGCGGAGGAGGGCGTGACCGACCTGGAGCCCTATGCGGTCAAGCCGGGCGCCCCGTTGGCGCCGGACATCTTCCTGGATTGA
- a CDS encoding ABC transporter permease: protein MLVFILRRLAQSAVVVVAMSVLVFAGIFAIGNPIDVLISPEADEFERAAAIARLGLDKPMHEQFLRFVESAVGGDLGTSFVHGVPALGLVLQRFPATLELALCAMLVAVVLGIPLGLWAGLKPDSLAGRVIMTGSILGFSLPTFWVGMMLIMAFAVTLGWLPAGGRGETAGLFGVQWSFLTADGLAHLILPAVNLALFKLSLVIRLARAGTREVALQDYVKFARAKGLAPARVVGVHILKNIMIPVVTVLGLELGSVIAFSVVTESVFAWPGMGKLLIDSILQLDRPVVIAYLLVTVLLFVVINLIVDLVYSLLDPRIRLGGGRA from the coding sequence ATGCTTGTCTTCATCCTCCGGCGGCTGGCGCAGAGCGCGGTCGTCGTGGTGGCGATGTCGGTGCTGGTCTTCGCCGGCATCTTCGCCATCGGCAACCCCATCGACGTGCTCATCAGCCCGGAGGCCGATGAGTTCGAGCGCGCCGCCGCCATCGCCCGGCTGGGGCTCGACAAGCCGATGCACGAGCAGTTCCTGCGCTTCGTGGAAAGCGCCGTCGGCGGCGACCTCGGCACCAGTTTCGTTCATGGGGTGCCGGCCCTCGGCCTCGTCCTCCAGCGCTTTCCGGCGACGCTGGAGCTGGCGCTCTGCGCCATGCTGGTGGCGGTGGTGCTGGGCATCCCGCTGGGGCTGTGGGCCGGGCTGAAGCCGGACTCCCTGGCCGGGCGGGTCATCATGACCGGCTCGATCCTGGGCTTCTCGCTGCCCACCTTCTGGGTCGGGATGATGCTCATCATGGCCTTCGCGGTGACGCTGGGCTGGCTGCCGGCGGGCGGGCGCGGCGAGACGGCCGGCCTGTTCGGCGTGCAGTGGAGTTTCCTGACCGCCGACGGGCTGGCCCATCTGATCCTGCCCGCCGTCAATCTGGCCCTGTTCAAGCTGTCGCTGGTCATCCGTCTGGCCCGCGCCGGCACGCGGGAGGTCGCCTTGCAGGACTATGTGAAGTTCGCCCGCGCCAAGGGGCTGGCGCCCGCGCGGGTGGTCGGGGTGCACATCCTGAAGAACATCATGATCCCGGTGGTCACCGTGCTGGGGCTGGAGTTGGGCAGCGTCATCGCCTTCTCGGTGGTCACGGAATCGGTCTTCGCCTGGCCGGGCATGGGCAAGCTGCTGATCGACAGCATCCTCCAGCTCGACCGGCCGGTGGTGATCGCCTATCTGCTGGTGACGGTTCTGCTGTTCGTCGTCATCAACCTGATCGTCGATCTGGTCTATTCGCTGCTCGACCCGCGAATCCGGCTGGGCGGGGGGCGGGCATGA
- a CDS encoding ABC transporter substrate-binding protein: MLRSGIVKPLLPAAAALALLAAVPAPGQAATLTVGTSAEPSALDPHYHNLGPNTRARKHVFESLVSMDAKMRLQPELAESWRAVDETTWEFKLRKGVKFHDGTEFTAQDFVYTVCRIPNVANSPSSFTVYTKGIAGIEAPDPHTLVIRTGKPYPLLPVELSTFGIISAKAAGGEAVTFDKAGCKADSWPTTQAFNDGSLMIGTGPFKHKSYTKGDRQILERNPDYWGPQAAWDTVVFRPITSDGPRVAALLAGDVDIIESPPVQDIERLKSAPNVSLAQAQSNRVIYLALGVQDTPPTITGTDGKNPLKDPKVRKALSLAVDRDAIVKRIMMGVAEPANQYLPAGFYGNNPEVTVATDANKAKQLLAEAGYPKGFQLTLGTPNDRYINDDKVAQAVAQMFTRIGVQTQVDATTANVFFSKRNKQEYSVFLAGWGADSGEMSSPLKALIATPIKEKGYGTTNYTSYSDPELDGMLDTALATVDDAKREKLLQDAVKRAMDADIIIPLHYEVTVWAMKKGLSYEPRADQYTLAQKVTPAK; the protein is encoded by the coding sequence GTGCTGCGTTCCGGAATCGTCAAACCACTCCTGCCGGCGGCCGCGGCCCTGGCCCTGCTGGCCGCCGTCCCGGCGCCGGGCCAAGCCGCGACCCTGACGGTCGGGACCTCGGCGGAGCCGAGCGCGCTCGACCCGCACTACCACAACCTCGGCCCCAACACGCGCGCCCGCAAGCATGTGTTCGAATCGCTGGTCAGCATGGACGCCAAGATGCGGCTCCAGCCCGAACTGGCGGAAAGCTGGCGCGCCGTCGACGAGACAACCTGGGAATTCAAGCTGCGCAAAGGCGTGAAGTTCCACGACGGCACGGAGTTCACGGCGCAGGATTTCGTCTACACGGTCTGCCGCATCCCGAACGTCGCCAACAGCCCCTCCTCCTTCACCGTCTACACCAAGGGCATCGCGGGGATCGAGGCGCCGGACCCGCACACCCTCGTCATCAGGACCGGCAAGCCCTACCCGCTGCTGCCGGTGGAGCTGTCGACCTTCGGCATCATCTCCGCCAAGGCGGCGGGCGGCGAGGCGGTGACCTTCGACAAGGCGGGCTGCAAGGCCGATTCCTGGCCGACCACCCAGGCCTTCAACGACGGCTCCCTGATGATCGGCACCGGGCCGTTCAAGCACAAGTCCTACACCAAGGGCGACCGGCAAATCCTGGAGCGCAACCCCGATTACTGGGGGCCGCAGGCCGCCTGGGACACGGTGGTCTTCCGCCCGATCACCAGCGACGGGCCGCGCGTCGCCGCCCTGCTGGCCGGCGACGTGGACATCATCGAATCGCCCCCGGTGCAGGACATCGAGCGGCTGAAGTCCGCCCCCAACGTCTCCTTGGCCCAGGCCCAGTCGAACCGCGTAATCTATCTGGCGTTGGGCGTGCAGGACACCCCGCCGACCATCACCGGCACCGACGGCAAGAACCCGCTGAAGGACCCGAAGGTGCGCAAGGCGCTGTCGCTGGCGGTGGACCGCGACGCCATCGTGAAGCGCATCATGATGGGCGTGGCGGAGCCGGCGAACCAGTACCTCCCCGCCGGCTTCTACGGCAACAACCCGGAGGTCACGGTCGCCACCGACGCGAACAAGGCCAAGCAGCTCCTGGCCGAGGCCGGCTATCCGAAAGGCTTCCAGCTCACGCTCGGCACGCCGAACGACCGCTACATCAACGACGACAAGGTGGCCCAGGCGGTCGCCCAGATGTTCACCCGCATCGGCGTCCAGACGCAGGTCGACGCGACCACCGCCAACGTCTTCTTCTCCAAGCGCAACAAGCAGGAATACAGCGTCTTCCTGGCCGGCTGGGGCGCCGATTCGGGCGAGATGTCCTCGCCGCTGAAGGCGCTGATCGCCACGCCGATCAAGGAGAAGGGCTACGGCACCACCAACTACACCAGCTACTCCGACCCGGAGCTGGACGGCATGCTGGACACCGCGCTGGCGACCGTGGACGACGCCAAGCGGGAAAAGCTGCTCCAGGACGCGGTGAAGCGGGCGATGGACGCCGACATCATCATCCCCCTGCATTACGAGGTGACGGTGTGGGCGATGAAGAAGGGGCTGAGCTACGAACCGCGCGCCGACCAGTACACGCTGGCGCAGAAGGTGACCCCCGCGAAGTGA
- a CDS encoding ABC transporter ATP-binding protein, with protein MTEPLLRVDGLKTHFLTRAGTVKAVDGVSLRLDRGEILGLVGESGSGKSVTGQSILGLVDPPGRVVGGRVLFHGEDLVGAGEKRLRTIRGRRIAMIFQDPMMTLNPVLSIGTQMVEAVRAHERVSRAEAWERSRRALARVGIASPDERLAAYPHQFSGGMRQRVAIAIALLHSPDLIIADEPTTALDVTIQAQILFEVQKLCRETGTALIWVTHDLAVVSALADRVAVMYAGRVVETGTVAEIIGNPRHPYTRGLLESVPSRNRRGVPLRSIPGMTPSVLDLPEGCAFRPRCDRATGACTTMPELVGEREDRAWRCWNPVGAEARGDAA; from the coding sequence ATGACCGAACCCCTGCTGCGTGTGGACGGGCTGAAGACCCATTTCCTCACCCGCGCCGGCACCGTGAAGGCGGTGGACGGGGTCAGCCTGCGGCTCGACCGCGGCGAGATCCTCGGGCTGGTCGGCGAGTCCGGCTCCGGCAAGTCGGTGACCGGGCAGTCCATCCTCGGCCTCGTCGATCCGCCGGGGCGGGTGGTCGGCGGGCGGGTGCTGTTCCATGGCGAGGATCTGGTCGGTGCCGGGGAGAAGCGGCTGCGCACCATCCGCGGGCGGCGCATCGCCATGATCTTCCAGGACCCGATGATGACCCTGAACCCGGTGCTGAGCATCGGCACGCAGATGGTCGAGGCCGTGCGGGCCCACGAGAGGGTCAGCCGGGCCGAGGCCTGGGAGCGCTCGCGCCGGGCGCTGGCCCGCGTCGGCATCGCCTCCCCCGACGAGCGGCTGGCCGCCTACCCGCACCAGTTCTCCGGCGGGATGCGCCAGCGCGTCGCCATCGCCATCGCGCTGCTGCACTCCCCCGACCTGATCATCGCCGACGAGCCGACCACCGCGCTCGACGTCACCATCCAGGCGCAGATCCTGTTCGAGGTTCAGAAACTCTGCCGCGAGACGGGGACGGCGCTGATCTGGGTGACCCACGACCTCGCCGTCGTGTCGGCGCTGGCCGACCGGGTGGCGGTGATGTACGCGGGCCGGGTGGTGGAAACCGGGACGGTGGCGGAGATCATCGGCAACCCGCGCCATCCCTACACCCGCGGTCTGCTGGAATCGGTGCCCAGCCGGAACCGGCGCGGCGTGCCGCTGCGCTCCATTCCCGGCATGACGCCCTCCGTCCTCGACCTGCCGGAAGGCTGCGCCTTCCGACCGCGCTGCGACCGGGCCACCGGGGCCTGCACGACCATGCCCGAACTGGTGGGAGAGCGGGAGGACCGCGCCTGGCGCTGCTGGAATCCCGTCGGGGCCGAAGCGCGGGGAGACGCCGCATGA